A section of the Trichomycterus rosablanca isolate fTriRos1 chromosome 6, fTriRos1.hap1, whole genome shotgun sequence genome encodes:
- the LOC134316511 gene encoding uncharacterized protein LOC134316511, with product MDGDKAQYARLMESLKRRQRLGPDELRLIAEHDSDEDHEGMTIEEEDFMDMELLDEGEEEDEEEQDEQRDQPTTSYR from the coding sequence atggatggagacaaggctcaatatgcacgccttatggagtctctgaagaggagacagcggctaggccctgacgagcttagacttattgctgaacatgacagcgatgaagatcatgaaggcatgaccattgaagaggaggacttcatggacatggagctcttggatgaaggggaagaagaggatgaagaggagcaagatgagcagagggatcaaccaacaacctcctatcggtaa
- the LOC134317074 gene encoding cytochrome P450 27C1 codes for MAFRGSLVQLGRRTVQNERNIRVLVQTRTVHSSAVPEEPPAAPTAAELKQTGRVKSLREMPGPGAISNLIEFFYRDGFSRIHEIQRDHCQKHGKIFKSRFGPQLVVSIADRDMVAQVLRAEGVAPQRANMESWKEYRDMRGHSTGLISAEADEWLKMRSVLRQLIMRPRDVAIFSDDVNEVVADLIVKVQKLRSQQPDGLTVLNVNDMFFKFAMEGVATILYETRLGCLEDKIPKMSQEYIEALHLMFSSFKTSMYAGAIPKWLRPIIPKPWEEFCSSWDGLFKFSQIHIDKKLAELKKKLDRGEEVKGGLLTHMLVTKEMNLEEIYANMTEMLLAGVDTTSFTLSWSTYLLAKHPTVQQQIYEEVTSVLGGRVPTADDVPQLPLIKGLVKETLRLYPVLPGNGRITQEDLVVGGYFIPKGTQLALCHYFTSMDEETFPEANDFRPDRWLRKDALDRVDNFGSIPFGYGIRSCIGRRIAELEMYLSLTQLLQKFSIEVAPLTGNVPAKTHGLLCPSAPINVRFVDRV; via the exons ATGGCATTTCGGGGCTCCCTGGTTCAGCTGGGCCGCAGGACTGTTCAGAATGAGAGGAATATTCGTGTTCTGGTTCAGACTCGGACTGTTCATAGCTCCGCTGTACCGGAGGAACCTCCAGCTGCTCCCACCGCTGCAGAGCTGAAGCAGACCGGGCGGGTGAAGAGTCTGAGAGAAATGCCAGGACCCGGAGCTATCAGCAATCTCATCGAGTTCTTCTACAGAGACGGATTCAGCCGCATCCACGAAATACAG AGAGACCACTGTCAGAAACATGGAAAGATTTTTAAATCACGCTTTGGGCCACAACTGGTTGTGTCAATAGCAGACAGAGACATGGTGGCACAGGTGCTAAGAGCTGAAGGTGTAGCACCTCAGAGAGCCAACATGGAGTCTTGGAAGGAGTACAGAGACATGAGAGGGCACTCCACCGGCCTCATTTCAGC TGAAGCTGATGAGTGGCTGAAGATGCGCAGTGTGCTGCGTCAACTGATCATGCGCCCACGTGATGTGGCCATTTTCTCAGACGACGTAAACGAAGTGGTGGCTGATCTCATAGTGAAAGTTCAAAAACTCAGAAGCCAACAGCCTGACGGACTCACTGTCCTCAACGTTAATGATATGTTCTTTAAATTTGCCATGGAAG GTGTGGCAACAATCTTGTACGAAACTCGTCTGGGCTGCTTGGAAGACAAAATTCCCAAGATGAGTCAGGAATACATCGAAGCCCTCCATCTGATGTTCAGCTCCTTCAAGACCTCCATGTACGCCGGAGCAATCCCCAAGTGGCTGCGACCAATCATTCCCAAACCCTGGGAGGAGTTCTGCAGTTCCTGGGATGGATTATTTAAATTTA GTCAGATCCACATTGATAAGAAGCTGGCGGAGCTCAAAAAGAAGCTGGACCGGGGTGAGGAGGTGAAAGGTGGTCTGCTTACACACATGCTGGTCACTAAAGAGATGAACCTGGAGGAGATCTATGCCAACATGACTGAAATGCTACTGGCTGGAGTGGATACG ACCTCCTTCACATTATCATGGAGCACATACCTCCTGGCCAAGCATCCCACGGTGCAACAGCAAATCTATGAGGAAGTGACAAGTGTATTGGGTGGGCGAGTCCCAACCGCTGATGATGTTCCTCAGCTACCACTCATCAAAGGACTTGTCAAAGAGACCCTTAG GCTTTATCCTGTTCTTCCTGGAAATGGTCGGATAACTCAGGAGGATCTCGTCGTAGGTGGTTACTTCATCCCTAAAGGG ACTCAGTTGGCTCTTTGTCATTACTTCACCTCTATGGATGAGGAGACTTTTCCAGAAGCGAATGATTTCCGACCGGACCGCTGGCTCCGTAAGGATGCTTTAGATCGAGTGGATAACTTCGGCTCCATCCCATTCGGTTATGGCATCAGGAGCTGTATCGGCAGACGGATAGCAGAACTTGAAATGTACTTGTCCCTCACTcag CTGCTTCAGAAGTTCAGCATCGAGGTGGCTCCACTCACAGGCAACGTTCCAGCCAAAACTCATGGCCTGCTCTGTCCTTCTGCACCCATTAATGTTAGGTTTGTTGATCGTGTTTAG